GTAGTGATTGTTGCTTGGGTAGATGCTTCAATATCATGGCCTTTTGTAGGCGCCGTGCTCATTTCATTAGCGGTTAGTGATTCCCTCGTTCCAAGCGTGTTCCCTTTTTTTAGCTACTTCTCCTTGGTTGACGCATATGCAATGACAATCTCGTCGTGCGATCGACACCCATCCATGAGGTTGGGGGCACATCGATGGATCGATCATGTCCGGCACTCCAAGCATGCAATTGCCTGATCCATAGACGCGCTTAGGCCAATCAGCTGTCACCCAGGATCTCAAAGGAACTCTACTCACATGCAAACTGTGTCCAGCATTTATTTTTCAGATAAACCTTTGACTGTCAATGAGTGAAACTAAGCCCTGAGAAGTCACTCTGGAACAGATGATGAGGTTGAAAATGGAATAAGCACAAAAGTATCAAAGAAAACCTAGCAACATATCATACAAAGTGAATCTGCACAAAATCTCCATCCTTGGAAGGTGTACCTGCAGCAGGTTGCCTGCGTTTAGCATCTGTAGGCCATCATCGTCTATAAGCAAGCTGCCAACCATTGCTATGTAATCTTAACTTCTCAAGAGTGGAGAGTGATCTTAGGCATTCATTGCTCACCTTCGAAAATAGAGACAAGAAATTTGAGCATTCTTGGATTTTTCATAGTATAAGAAACAATCAGAACCATCGAGCCCCATTAGGTATCCAATATTGTAAACCAGACAGAAGGAAAACACATGTAATTTGTTCAAATGGGCAAGTGAACTTTAGTCTATGACGCAGGACCAAATTTTATGAATAGAACCTAAGTAAATTCAATGAACTTCTGCTGAATTTCAATTCTCTAACGTCTGAAGTCAAAATACATGGTAAACACTGAGCAGGTAACATGAAGATGCTAAGCGTTTCAGATTTCAGAAATTCTAATCACAATGTCTCAAGGCAAGCTATAACGTTCTTTTGGTTACACCATGTTCAATTTCTAGCAAGCATCCAATATTTAATCAAACATTATAACAGCCAGTAAATTCATAAATGCTGAATCTTTCCAGCTCATCTGATTCAGCACGCAAAAATAGCATCAAACTTTGGCATGGGAACTAAACTCTAACAAGAGTCATAATCTCTGAAAGAAACAGCATCCTACTAACATTGCGAATTTGGCACTCATTCTAGTCGGTCCGCACATGATTGAACACTGTGAATTCTTGAGAGAGAGGTCAAGCCACAAGCAATTTCGATTCAATCCATCAAAGACTTCcaagaaatttgaaaattttcgTACTCCTACACAATTTTTTGTTGTTGTCCCTGGTGTACGGAACTGCAAATGACTCCCCTTTTGCAACAGGTAGAGTATGCTCGTGACAAAATTTATGTCTCTTCACAATCAAACCAGCACCTGGATTGAATCCTTCAAAAGGTAGGAGAACTTTGAAGCTGAGGAAAGCTAGGAAATCACCTGCTAGTTGCAAAGCTGAAGATTCAGTGCTGCGGCATCTTTTTGTGACCGCAAAAGTCCTTAGCGCAGGGTCAGCCGCCGGAAAAGGAACGGGGCGCTGCGCCGACCGCACAAGCCGGCGACGAAACGCGTCGCGGCGCCCGGAATGATGACTGGCCGCAGAGACCGCCGACAGTGCCAGCGTCATCGCCTGCGCTGTCGCGGCCCGCCGGTGCGAGGGGAGAGCAAGGCCAAGCTGCGAACGGCGCGCAGCTGCGGGAGACGATGCAGCGTTGCCCTTCCGTCGGCGTGGAGGACGGggagcacggcgacggcgggcggcggacggccgggGGGAGAAGCCTATCCGAACCAGGGGCATTTATGCAAaaaatcggatcgcgattattaatcgcgatccaatcgAGGGGGATAAATGTATATATTCGGATCGCCACTATTAAttgcgatccaaattaggggccTATTTGTAAAATACAGGGGGTTATTTGCAGGTATTTGGATCGCGGTTATTAACCGCGATCCAAAACAGGGGTCTCTTTGCAAATAATCTGTGCCGGCGGACATGGCCGCCGCCAGCGTCGATagcgctgccgctgcccgccggcgacctccggTAGCCCCGCCACCATACTTCCCGCGCTCGCCTCCTTCGAATTTCTCCGGATCCTCTCGCGCCGACGGCCGCGCTGCGGATATCGgatcgagctcgccgccgccatgtacAATGCACGCCGGCGTCCAAGAAGGTGGCCGTCGAGGCGATGCCGACCGTGGATATCGCCGGAGGCAacggcgacgacgcggccagCTGCCCGGTCTGCCTGGAGGACTACGCGCCCGGGAGATGCTCTGCACTGCATCGTGCCGTGGCTCGAGATGTCACAGCTCCTGTCCTGCCCCGTCTGCCGATTTcagctgccgcctgccggccgacgacgacaagggctcatgcggcggcggcggcggctatgtCAGCGTCGATGCTGAGCACGAAGGCAATGGCAATGGCGGCGGGGATGGCAGGGCAGGCTCCGCTGGCAATGCCGAGCCAGAGCGCATCGATGTCGCGGAAGCCGAAGAGAGCGGCAGGCGGCAGGCGGCTGCCGGCGTCCACACAGTGGTTCAACAGCCTGTTCTCGCcgtccggcggcagcggcggcggctcgcagCATCATTCATCCATCCCCTGCCGGCTTTCCCCTTCTCTCCCGGCACCGACAGGCTCAGCCACCGGAGGACCGGACGACGGTGAGCCCAGCGCCAACCACGCACGCTGGCCGGACGTGCACGCAGCAATCGGTGGTGCAGTGAAGAGATAAACAGAGACATCTCAAGCTGTTCAGAATCGACTGAAAAGATTATACTTTCACCTTTCTTTGCAAGGAATTCAGTTGCAGATGGACAAGTTTGGGCCAGAAAATGCCAGTTACAGAGACAAGTTTCAACATGGACAGTCATCACAATGTCGACATTCTGAAAGTTTgcgcattgcattgcattgcattctGAAAGTTTGCGCATTGCATGTCCAGCTACATGGCCTTCTTCTCTTGGCGTAAAAAAAGAAAGCTGGCCACCGTTGctgatcatcttcttcctctgatctTAAGGATGACTGTCCACTCGATTCGCCAGGCCAGTACAAGCTCAGCCCTTGTAGACGAGCCGCTTGTCGACCCACCGGATGCGGCATCCGCAAGCCTGCAGCATCTGGAGCAGCTCTGGGGAGAGCACGGACTGCAGCCCGCCCAGCAGCTTCAGCTTCTTCAGCCTCCCGCAGGAGGCTCGCAGTGCCATCTCGAACCCTTCGATGGAGACCCAGGAGAGGTGGACCATCTTCACGTCCTGGAGGCACCTCAGGGAGCCCAGCAGATGGCACAGTCCCAGACCAGTGACTTGGCAGTAGGATATAGTAAGCTGCAAACAAACCGACCAACAAAATATTGAGTTGCTCATTCATAGACAATGGAAAACAGAAGACAAAGCCAAAAGAAGGTTTATGAGTTCTTACTTGTCTGAGATTTTGGGAGTATCTTGAAAGTGCCCAGAGCCCAGCATCATCCACAGAATAGCAGCGCTTCAGGTCCAGTTCAACCAGGCTCGTGCAACCGATGGCAATGGAGGTGATGCCGATGCCTGTGATGCGCACCAGGCATCTCATCTCAAGGTGTGTGAGCTCTTCCAGAGCGCTTAGGTGCTTCAAACCAGTATCGGTGATTTGGGTGCAGTAGCGTAGATTTAGCATCCTGATCTTCTTGCAACCATACGCTAGGGCCGCCAGACCTTCATCAGTAATAGCGCTGCAACTGTGAGGAAGAGAAAGAAGTGCACTTTGTGTTCAGTGATCAATGGTTAACCTATAATTAATTACTAAACCATATATACACATCAATTACCGGTACAGATCAAGTTCCACAAGCTTTCCACAGTTTGAACCAATATAAACAAGGCCTTTATCAGAAATGCTTGAGCAGAGGCCAAGCTTCAAGATTTGCAGTTCTGAGCAGTTTGCTAAATGCCGCAGAGCTGAAATGAAGGACATAAAAAAATGAAGCTTCAAAGCAACGATGAAATATTCGAGAAAAACAATTGAATACACAGCTATCTTTCAATTACCCTCATCATCAATGCGGCAATCAGTGAGGTCAATCTCCTTAAGATGGGAGCAGAGTGTCCCGATTCGCTCTAGTCCCTTCTCATTTATAAAAGGGCAGGATTCCAACCGGAGGGCTTCAACCATTGTACAGTTCTCGGCGATTACAGCAAGGGCATCATTGGTAAGAAGATGGCAGCAAGTAACGTCGATAGTCCTTAGGTAGCTGCAGTTGACTACAAGTGAAGCTATACCATCATCTGTAATTCCATTGCATTTGCTGAGCCCAATTTCAACCAGGTTTTTGCAGCTGTCACCGATGGACTGTAGATTTGAGGCAAAAATTTCAAGGCCATCAAGTCTTAAAACAGTCAAAGTCTCGCATATTGTTGATAACTTGGATAGAAAGCAAGTCTCTATCTCCTGCAGGTGTAAAGCAGAAGGTGAACAACCACTGGCAGTGTGGATTTGACTGCTAAATGGCATTCATTTCCATCGTGAGTTCTCAAAAGCGCAAAAAGAGCAAAGGAACTCTACTCACATGCAAACTGTGTCCAGCATTGATTTTTTGGATAAATCTTTGACTGACTATAAGTGAAGCTAAGCCTTCAGAAGTCACATGGGGACACCTCGATACATCAATACTCTGGAACAGATGAGGTTGAAAAATGCAGTAAGCACAAAGGTATCAAAGAAAGTTCACATCATAGTATACGAAGTGAATCCATACAAGATCGGCATCCCTGCAAGGTGATTACCTTCAGTGAGTTGCCTGCGCTTAGCATCTGTAGGCCATCATTGTCTATAAACAAGCAGCAGACCATTGTTATATCCTCCAACTTCTCGAGAGTGGAGAGTGATCTAAGGGATTCATTGCTTACCTGCAAAACAAGAGACAAGAAATTGGAGCATTCTTGGATTTTCATAGTAAGAAACAGGGAGAATTCATCGAGCCATATGTATCCATTGTAAACTAGATAGCAGGAATGTGCATGTCAATGGCGCCCCGTTAAGTTCAACTGAATCTTTATTCTATCTTTAAGTCAAAATGCATGGTAAACATTGACCGAGCAATATGAAGATGCTAAACATTCCAGATTACAGAACTTCTAATCACATTGTCTCAAGCTACCATTTTTTGGAACACCATTTTCCATTTGAACAAGCATTCGATTTTTAACCAAACACTGTACCAGCAAGTAAATGGATAAATTAATACTGAATCTTTCCAGCTCACTTGATTCGCACACGCGAAATAGCATCTATGTTGGCAAGGGAACAATCTCATAAACTATTAAACTCTAAGAAGAATCTTAATGTTTTTATTAAGGAAACAGCATCCTACTAACATTACCACATTTGTCCCCCATTCTAGTCAGTTCACAGATGATTGAACACTTCTGAATTCTCGACAGGTCAAGTCGCAATCATTTTCAATTGAATCCATCAGAGGCTTCAGACCAATCGTACTACTGACCAAAGAGACTGATACGAATTTCAGGGATGCTACCTTGAGGTAGGAGATGTCAACGCTGCGAAGCTCGGGGCACTTCTTGGCGAGCAGCTCGATGCCAATGTCGGAGATC
This genomic window from Setaria viridis chromosome 8, Setaria_viridis_v4.0, whole genome shotgun sequence contains:
- the LOC117866664 gene encoding F-box/LRR-repeat protein 3 yields the protein MSHDDPGSSSAGAGAGVDALSLDLLAHALAGVRDPRDRKSCRLASRAFARAEAASRRSARPLRREVLPRVLRAFPALAALDLSACAGLDDASLAAALPPGAGAELGVRRVRLARASGVGWRGLEAMVAACPRLEAVDLSHCVAAGDREMAALAAAAGLRELVMDKCLGVTDVGLAKVAVGCPGLEKLSVKWCREISDIGIELLAKKCPELRSVDISYLKVSNESLRSLSTLEKLEDITMVCCLFIDNDGLQMLSAGNSLKSIDVSRCPHVTSEGLASLIVSQRFIQKINAGHSLHEIETCFLSKLSTICETLTVLRLDGLEIFASNLQSIGDSCKNLVEIGLSKCNGITDDGIASLVVNCSYLRTIDVTCCHLLTNDALAVIAENCTMVEALRLESCPFINEKGLERIGTLCSHLKEIDLTDCRIDDEALRHLANCSELQILKLGLCSSISDKGLVYIGSNCGKLVELDLYRCSAITDEGLAALAYGCKKIRMLNLRYCTQITDTGLKHLSALEELTHLEMRCLVRITGIGITSIAIGCTSLVELDLKRCYSVDDAGLWALSRYSQNLRQLTISYCQVTGLGLCHLLGSLRCLQDVKMVHLSWVSIEGFEMALRASCGRLKKLKLLGGLQSVLSPELLQMLQACGCRIRWVDKRLVYKG